In Takifugu flavidus isolate HTHZ2018 chromosome 13, ASM371156v2, whole genome shotgun sequence, the following are encoded in one genomic region:
- the lyve1b gene encoding lymphatic vessel endothelial hyaluronic receptor 1b isoform X2, giving the protein MARVQLFLHLLLLFAPNLLHPVKARPQRPGAAGVFLFPEGGKYSFSFSAARAACLQLNGTIASKAQVERALQLGLETCRFGWTADRVAVVPRLTADTKCGKGRTGVVPWVTNLEFSSDRPTAPPPSATDSSALTSLLQTSTATEPPLTSWTGPPTQAFTLLLQAATSTSGKASSTRNPTSASQPTTSTAALVSSAFSTSVQQNLSMFSTNAPKASLADLPTALIILASILMLLVVAAILWCYKVSGPKGQPDDCVETEMWKHSDSEVDLSRAQEEESDRKCLGDITLGMDPESRMTLE; this is encoded by the exons ATGGCCAGAGTTCAGCTTTTTCTTCATCTCCTTCTCTTGTTTGCACCAAACCTTCTGCATCCTGTCAAAG CCCGGCCCCAGAGACCCGGGGCTGCAGGAGTCTTCCTGTTCCCCGAGGGAGGAAAAtacagcttcagcttcagcgcCGCCAGAGCCGCCTGCCTGCAGCTGAACGGCACCATCGCCAGCAAAGCCCAGGTGGAGCGAGCGCTGCAGCTCGGGCTGGAGACGTGCAG GTTTGGCTGGACGGCCGATCGGGTCGCCGTCGTCCCCCGGCTGACCGCCGACACCAAGTGCGGGAAAGGCAGAACCGGCGTGGTGCCGTGGGTAACGA ATTTAGAGTTCAGTTCGGACCGGCCAACGGCGCCTCCTCCGAGCGCCACAGATTCTTCCGCGCTGACGTCGCTGCTGCAGACCTCAACAGCCACCGAGCCTCCGCTCACCTCCTGGACCGGGCCCCCGACCCAGGccttcactctgctcctccaggcagcAACCTCCACCTCCGGGAAGGCCTCGTCCACCCGCAATCCCACATCTGCGTCCCAGCCGACCACCTCCACGGCTGCTCTCGTCAGTTCGGCCTTTTCCACTTCTGTCCAACAGAACCTGTCGATGTTCTCAACAAACGCCCCCAAAGCTTCACTGGCAG ATCTCCCGACAGCGCTCATCATCCTGGCCAGCATCCTGATGCTCCTGGTGGTGGCTGCCATCCTCTGGTGCTACAAAGT atCGGGGCCAAAGGGGCAGCCAGACGACTGCGTCGAGACCGAGATGTGGAAGCACAGCGACAGCGAGGTGGACCTCAGCCGTGCCCAGGAGGAGGAATCGGACAGGAAGTGTTTGGGTGACATCACACTGGGCATGGATCCCGAGTCCAGGATGACTTTAGAGTAG
- the lyve1b gene encoding lymphatic vessel endothelial hyaluronic receptor 1b isoform X1 — MARVQLFLHLLLLFAPNLLHPVKARPQRPGAAGVFLFPEGGKYSFSFSAARAACLQLNGTIASKAQVERALQLGLETCRFGWTADRVAVVPRLTADTKCGKGRTGVVPWVTSEDQKFAVYCFNASDLEFSSDRPTAPPPSATDSSALTSLLQTSTATEPPLTSWTGPPTQAFTLLLQAATSTSGKASSTRNPTSASQPTTSTAALVSSAFSTSVQQNLSMFSTNAPKASLADLPTALIILASILMLLVVAAILWCYKVSGPKGQPDDCVETEMWKHSDSEVDLSRAQEEESDRKCLGDITLGMDPESRMTLE; from the exons ATGGCCAGAGTTCAGCTTTTTCTTCATCTCCTTCTCTTGTTTGCACCAAACCTTCTGCATCCTGTCAAAG CCCGGCCCCAGAGACCCGGGGCTGCAGGAGTCTTCCTGTTCCCCGAGGGAGGAAAAtacagcttcagcttcagcgcCGCCAGAGCCGCCTGCCTGCAGCTGAACGGCACCATCGCCAGCAAAGCCCAGGTGGAGCGAGCGCTGCAGCTCGGGCTGGAGACGTGCAG GTTTGGCTGGACGGCCGATCGGGTCGCCGTCGTCCCCCGGCTGACCGCCGACACCAAGTGCGGGAAAGGCAGAACCGGCGTGGTGCCGTGGGTAACGAGTGAGGACCAGAAGTTCGCCGTTTACTGCTTCAATGCATCTG ATTTAGAGTTCAGTTCGGACCGGCCAACGGCGCCTCCTCCGAGCGCCACAGATTCTTCCGCGCTGACGTCGCTGCTGCAGACCTCAACAGCCACCGAGCCTCCGCTCACCTCCTGGACCGGGCCCCCGACCCAGGccttcactctgctcctccaggcagcAACCTCCACCTCCGGGAAGGCCTCGTCCACCCGCAATCCCACATCTGCGTCCCAGCCGACCACCTCCACGGCTGCTCTCGTCAGTTCGGCCTTTTCCACTTCTGTCCAACAGAACCTGTCGATGTTCTCAACAAACGCCCCCAAAGCTTCACTGGCAG ATCTCCCGACAGCGCTCATCATCCTGGCCAGCATCCTGATGCTCCTGGTGGTGGCTGCCATCCTCTGGTGCTACAAAGT atCGGGGCCAAAGGGGCAGCCAGACGACTGCGTCGAGACCGAGATGTGGAAGCACAGCGACAGCGAGGTGGACCTCAGCCGTGCCCAGGAGGAGGAATCGGACAGGAAGTGTTTGGGTGACATCACACTGGGCATGGATCCCGAGTCCAGGATGACTTTAGAGTAG
- the LOC130536579 gene encoding reticulocyte-binding protein homolog 2a-like, whose protein sequence is MACDGGHCLPASSADSAGGPKPKNMNLSTFLPLQQLKQRLHQSLQRATLCSQAAEEADRSRGEVEKGRALAEARALGCQRDKEVAEADRSRTREEVTQLKKELTDVQLSLAQTQKSYFETKLALERVAAENQALLQEKEKLQREREELGKQLRRTTEEKQQVEDRWTQHQSPALQQGILHKTQHFQILSLLSATKLLNLSSSPFMVSGGTFRQQKKAQEALNTKESKRKRNIRWSLVC, encoded by the exons ATGGCCTGTGATGGGGGCCactgtcttcctgcctcatctgctgactcagcaggtgGACCCAAGCCAAAGAACATGAATCTCTCC ACCTTTCTGCCCCTCCAACAGCTGAAACAGAGGCTGCATCAGAGCCTGCAGAGGGCGACGCTGTGCTCGCAGGCCGCGGAGGAGGCGGACCGGTCCAgaggggaggtggagaaggGCCGAGCCCTGGCTGAGGCCCGGGCCCTCGGCTGTCAGCGGGACAAAGAGGTGGCGGAGGCCGACAGGAGCCGCACCAGGGAAGAAGTGACGCAGCTCAAGAAAGAG CTCACTGATGTGCAGCTCTCGCTGGCCCAAACACAGAAGAGTTACTTTGAAACCAAGCTGGCGCTGGAGCGAGTGGCTGCAGAAAACCAGgccctgctgcaggagaaggagaagctgcagagagagcgagaagagCTGGGGAAGCAGCTGAGACGGACCACGGAGGAGAAGCAACaagtggaggacaggtggacgcAGCATCAATCACCTGCACTGCAGCAGGGAATTCTccataaaacacaacatttccAGATATTATCTCTCCTCAGCGCTACTAAACTGTTAAACTTGAGTTCATCACCATTTATGGTGTCAGGAGGAACATTCAGACAGCAGAAAAAAGCTCAGGAGGCATTAAACACAAAAGAAAGTAAGAGAAAGAGGAACATTAGGTGGTCTTTggtctgttag